A genomic window from Candidatus Poribacteria bacterium includes:
- the metG gene encoding methionine--tRNA ligase, which yields MPLTTRLAYGILFDKKQESQKGNTMSAFYITTPIYYVNDEPHAGHGYSTIVADTLARYHRLKGNEVFFLTGVDEHGAKIHKAAEKAGLTPQDYCDKIAPTFIKFWKRLNISHDIFMRTTSDMHKRGAQKFLTALYANGDVYKGTYKGYYCLHCERFIPEKELTAEKICPIHKLPLEWLEEDNYFFRLSKYQDRLLAHFRENPDFVYPAARRNELLSVLDSGLEDISISRSSVSWGISLPFDPEHIVYVWIEALMNYMTALGYETDSEQYRTFWPADIHMMGKDITRFHALIWPAMLMAVDLPLPKQIIAHGFLTKDGEALSKTRGIFVDLDADIAKYGLDAFRYYLLREFSFGNDGDYRPARLHARYTADLANDLGNLLNRVLGLVNKNFEGIPAPTTPGEFDDEITAMAQTTVNTLEEHIKAFAFDAALETIWEFVRRINRYVQQTQVWTLARSAETKPRMGTILYNSLEALRFISVLISPFVPDTAEKIQKQIGLSEFDTVAVWGRLPVGLTVSRGEPIFPRVDVKKQKQPQRKETAPPKQKKTKETPSLISFADFQKLDLRVARILSAEPIEGADRLLKLQVDLGTEKRQLVAGIAEHYKPEALVGKQVIVVANLEPATIRGVESHGMILAGSGDAVVLATLDTEMPLGTQVR from the coding sequence ATGCCCTTGACAACCCGGCTGGCTTATGGTATACTTTTCGACAAAAAACAGGAGTCCCAAAAAGGAAATACAATGAGCGCATTTTACATCACCACACCTATCTACTACGTCAATGACGAACCGCATGCTGGACACGGTTATAGTACCATTGTCGCAGATACTTTGGCGCGCTACCATCGCCTCAAAGGTAATGAGGTGTTCTTTTTGACCGGTGTTGATGAACACGGCGCAAAGATACATAAAGCCGCTGAAAAGGCAGGACTTACCCCACAAGATTATTGCGATAAAATAGCACCTACATTTATCAAATTTTGGAAACGGCTGAATATCTCGCACGACATCTTCATGCGGACAACAAGCGATATGCACAAGCGCGGGGCGCAGAAATTCCTCACCGCTCTCTACGCCAATGGGGATGTCTACAAAGGGACTTATAAAGGATACTACTGCCTTCACTGCGAGCGGTTTATTCCAGAAAAAGAATTGACAGCCGAAAAGATCTGCCCGATTCATAAATTGCCCCTGGAGTGGCTTGAGGAAGATAACTATTTCTTTAGACTCTCCAAGTATCAAGATCGCTTACTTGCCCATTTCCGCGAGAATCCAGACTTTGTCTACCCCGCAGCTCGGCGTAATGAACTCCTGAGCGTCCTCGATTCCGGATTGGAAGATATAAGTATATCTCGTTCCTCCGTCTCGTGGGGCATTTCTTTACCGTTCGATCCTGAGCATATCGTCTATGTCTGGATTGAAGCGTTGATGAATTATATGACGGCACTCGGTTATGAAACCGATAGTGAGCAGTATCGCACTTTTTGGCCCGCTGACATCCACATGATGGGGAAGGACATCACCCGCTTCCATGCGCTGATCTGGCCCGCAATGTTGATGGCTGTTGATTTACCACTGCCCAAGCAGATCATCGCACACGGTTTTTTGACAAAAGATGGCGAAGCGTTGAGTAAAACGCGAGGTATTTTCGTTGATCTGGATGCAGACATAGCAAAATACGGATTGGATGCGTTCCGTTATTACCTCCTACGCGAATTCAGTTTCGGAAACGATGGCGATTACCGTCCTGCTCGTTTGCACGCCCGCTACACTGCAGATCTCGCGAATGATCTGGGTAACCTCCTCAATCGTGTTCTCGGTTTAGTGAACAAAAACTTTGAAGGAATTCCCGCACCGACAACACCCGGTGAATTTGATGATGAAATCACAGCGATGGCGCAGACAACAGTGAATACATTAGAGGAACACATAAAAGCGTTTGCGTTTGACGCGGCATTGGAAACCATCTGGGAATTTGTCCGGCGTATCAATCGGTATGTTCAACAAACGCAGGTCTGGACACTTGCGAGGTCCGCTGAGACGAAACCGAGAATGGGCACGATCCTCTACAATAGTTTAGAGGCACTGCGATTCATCTCTGTCCTGATCTCACCTTTTGTTCCAGACACGGCTGAGAAGATTCAGAAACAGATCGGTTTATCGGAATTTGATACCGTCGCAGTGTGGGGACGCTTACCTGTAGGGCTGACAGTCAGTAGAGGGGAACCCATTTTCCCGCGTGTCGATGTGAAAAAACAGAAACAGCCCCAGCGAAAAGAAACGGCACCCCCCAAACAGAAGAAGACGAAGGAAACCCCAAGTCTCATTTCCTTCGCTGATTTCCAAAAATTGGATCTACGGGTGGCGCGTATCCTCAGTGCCGAACCGATTGAGGGGGCTGACCGACTTCTCAAACTGCAGGTAGACCTCGGCACTGAAAAACGACAACTGGTCGCTGGAATTGCCGAGCACTATAAACCTGAAGCCCTGGTAGGTAAACAGGTGATCGTCGTCGCGAATTTAGAACCCGCGACAATTCGCGGTGTTGAATCACACGGCATGATTCTCGCGGGGAGCGGTGACGCTGTCGTTTTGGCAACCCTTGACACAGAAATGCCCCTCGGCACACAAGTCAGGTAG
- a CDS encoding superoxide dismutase, translating to MAHTLPALPYAHDALEPHIDKETMEIHHGKHHQAYINNLNTALEGLGDLADMDIHDLLSNLDQVPEDKRQAVINNGGGHANHSLFWSTMSPNGGEPGGEIAAAITSTFGSLEAAKEQFVTAATTRFGSGWAWLVLGDSGLEIYSTANQDSPIMQGHTPLLGLDVWEHAYYLKYQNLRPAYVEAWGNVINWTRVNELYIANA from the coding sequence ATGGCACATACATTACCAGCACTTCCTTACGCGCATGATGCTTTGGAACCTCATATTGATAAAGAAACGATGGAAATCCATCACGGCAAACACCATCAAGCCTATATCAACAATCTCAACACCGCCTTAGAGGGACTCGGTGATCTCGCTGATATGGATATTCACGACTTGCTTAGCAACCTCGATCAGGTGCCGGAAGACAAACGCCAAGCCGTCATCAACAACGGTGGTGGACACGCGAATCATTCACTCTTCTGGTCTACCATGAGTCCTAACGGGGGTGAACCCGGTGGAGAAATCGCAGCTGCGATCACCTCTACTTTCGGATCACTGGAGGCAGCAAAAGAACAATTTGTTACTGCCGCAACTACACGCTTCGGTTCTGGTTGGGCATGGCTCGTCCTCGGCGACAGCGGGTTGGAAATCTACTCCACCGCGAATCAGGACAGTCCGATCATGCAGGGACACACCCCGCTTCTCGGGCTCGATGTCTGGGAACACGCCTATTATCTGAAATACCAGAACTTGCGTCCGGCTTACGTTGAGGCGTGGGGAAACGTCATCAACTGGACTCGGGTCAATGAACTCTACATAGCGAACGCCTAA
- the ilvB gene encoding biosynthetic-type acetolactate synthase large subunit — translation MELSGAQILVDSLKREGVEYIFGVNGGAAMPIFDALYGETEIKLIPMRHEQGASHAADGYARATGDVGVVLATSGPGATNLVTGIATAYMDSIPMVAITGQVFTHYIGSDAFQECDVIGVTRPICKHSYLIKDSDEIADVVAEAFHLAKTGKPGPVVIDIAKDAQIHEALFQYPETVDIRSYKPQVHGDPVQIAKAAALIKEAKCPMLYAGGGVVLANASEELRQFTLKTQIPITVTLMGLGAFPETHPLAMEMPGMHGSCCANYAFTDSDLVIAIGARFDDRVTGDLNKFAPNAKKVHIDIDASCIGKNVPVDVPIVGDAKKVLTELNKQVGIADIDPWRNQIQEWKQKYPFEYEQKADKVMPQYVIEQIYEHYSDAIVVADVGQHQMWAAQYFKFTDPRQWLNSGGLGTMGFSLPAAIGAQLGCPDKTVVNINGDGSYIMTIQELVPAVTMKLPLKIFIINNMYLGMVRQWQELFHGKRYSAVDYHDNPDFALLAQAFGATGLRVEHTEDVVPALQKAQGITDGPVVIDFIVDEEENVFPMVPAGAGLGDVIRGLS, via the coding sequence ATGGAACTTTCAGGAGCGCAAATCCTTGTTGACAGTCTCAAACGAGAAGGTGTCGAATATATCTTTGGTGTGAACGGTGGCGCGGCGATGCCGATTTTCGATGCCCTGTACGGTGAGACTGAAATCAAATTGATTCCGATGCGGCACGAACAAGGAGCATCTCACGCCGCTGACGGTTACGCACGCGCCACGGGAGATGTCGGGGTCGTACTCGCAACCTCGGGTCCCGGAGCAACGAATCTCGTCACCGGTATCGCAACCGCTTACATGGATTCGATTCCGATGGTCGCGATCACCGGACAGGTCTTCACCCACTATATCGGCAGCGATGCCTTTCAAGAGTGTGATGTTATCGGTGTAACGCGCCCGATCTGTAAGCATAGTTACTTAATCAAAGATTCCGACGAGATAGCAGATGTCGTCGCTGAAGCGTTTCACCTCGCGAAGACGGGGAAACCTGGTCCTGTCGTTATTGACATTGCTAAAGATGCCCAGATACATGAAGCCCTGTTTCAATATCCAGAAACGGTTGACATTCGCAGTTACAAACCGCAAGTGCACGGGGATCCAGTGCAAATTGCGAAAGCAGCGGCACTGATTAAGGAAGCGAAATGCCCCATGCTGTATGCCGGTGGTGGCGTCGTCCTCGCCAATGCCAGTGAAGAACTGCGACAATTTACGCTCAAAACCCAGATTCCGATTACGGTTACGTTGATGGGGCTCGGGGCATTTCCCGAAACACATCCCTTGGCGATGGAGATGCCCGGAATGCACGGCTCTTGTTGCGCAAATTACGCTTTCACCGACTCAGATCTTGTTATTGCTATCGGGGCAAGGTTCGATGACCGCGTTACGGGTGATCTCAATAAATTCGCACCGAACGCTAAAAAAGTACACATCGATATTGACGCGTCCTGTATCGGAAAAAATGTCCCGGTAGATGTTCCGATCGTTGGTGATGCGAAGAAGGTCCTCACTGAACTCAACAAACAGGTTGGTATAGCGGACATAGATCCGTGGCGCAACCAGATTCAGGAATGGAAGCAGAAGTACCCATTTGAATACGAGCAAAAAGCCGATAAGGTGATGCCGCAATACGTCATTGAACAGATTTATGAACATTACAGCGATGCGATTGTCGTCGCGGATGTCGGACAACACCAGATGTGGGCGGCGCAATACTTCAAATTCACCGACCCCCGACAGTGGCTCAACTCCGGGGGTCTCGGCACGATGGGCTTCAGCCTCCCTGCCGCAATCGGAGCGCAACTTGGATGTCCTGACAAAACCGTCGTTAATATCAACGGCGATGGCTCCTACATCATGACGATCCAAGAATTGGTGCCAGCGGTTACCATGAAACTGCCGCTTAAGATTTTCATCATCAACAATATGTACTTGGGAATGGTCCGCCAATGGCAGGAATTGTTCCACGGTAAACGTTATTCTGCTGTTGATTACCACGATAATCCAGATTTCGCCTTACTCGCACAAGCATTCGGCGCGACAGGTTTACGGGTTGAACATACCGAAGATGTTGTACCCGCACTTCAGAAGGCACAAGGGATTACCGACGGCCCGGTCGTCATTGACTTCATTGTTGATGAAGAAGAGAATGTGTTCCCGATGGTGCCCGCGGGGGCTGGACTCGGAGATGTTATCCGCGGCTTATCTTAA
- the ilvN gene encoding acetolactate synthase small subunit, whose translation MNPEERHIFSVLVENRFGVLARVAGLFSGRGFNIDSLNVAETHDNSISQITLVTHGDAQIIEQIYHHLNRLIDVIEVTDLSTAGTHVERELVLIKVATEDPQKRTEVLQVAEVFRGRVIDMKPASLVLEITGDEGKLKAAIDIFNTYGILELARTGKIAMLRGSEF comes from the coding sequence ATGAACCCAGAAGAACGACACATTTTCTCTGTTTTGGTCGAAAACCGATTTGGCGTCCTTGCACGTGTTGCAGGACTTTTCAGCGGACGCGGCTTTAATATCGACAGCCTCAACGTCGCGGAAACGCATGACAATAGCATTTCGCAGATAACCCTTGTCACACATGGGGATGCCCAAATTATTGAGCAGATCTATCACCATCTCAATAGACTTATTGACGTTATTGAGGTAACAGATCTTTCCACTGCTGGGACGCATGTTGAGCGGGAACTTGTTCTTATCAAGGTTGCTACCGAGGATCCGCAAAAGCGCACCGAGGTTTTACAAGTCGCGGAAGTCTTCCGTGGACGGGTTATTGACATGAAGCCTGCCTCACTTGTTCTTGAAATTACCGGGGATGAGGGTAAATTGAAAGCGGCAATTGATATTTTCAATACGTACGGTATCCTTGAGTTAGCACGCACCGGCAAAATAGCGATGCTCCGCGGCTCCGAATTTTAA
- the ilvC gene encoding ketol-acid reductoisomerase has product MATIYYDSDANFDLLKERTVAVVGYGAQGRAQSLNLKDSGANVVVGLYEGSRSKARAEAEGLTVKTVEEATVMADIVQILIPDERHAAVYRDQIAPNMESGNMLLVSHGFSVHFGQIVPASDIDVAMIAPKGPGSLVREVFEGGGGVPCLVAIHQDTTGLARDVALAYARGIGGTRSGVIETTFREETETDLFGEQAVLCGGTAALIKAAFDTLVEAGYQPEMAYFECLHELKLIVDLIYAGGLSKMRNDISNTAEFGDLTRGPRIIDDSIRDKMRQILKDVQEGVFAREWVLENEANQPVLGALRRQEEELEIEKVGKNLRSMMSWLDE; this is encoded by the coding sequence ATGGCAACGATTTATTACGATAGTGATGCTAATTTTGATTTACTGAAAGAGCGCACCGTCGCCGTTGTGGGTTACGGTGCACAGGGACGTGCCCAGTCGCTCAACCTCAAAGACAGTGGAGCGAACGTTGTCGTCGGATTATATGAAGGCAGTCGCTCAAAAGCACGTGCGGAAGCCGAAGGCTTGACCGTCAAAACCGTTGAAGAAGCCACCGTAATGGCAGATATCGTCCAGATTCTCATCCCTGACGAACGGCATGCCGCCGTTTATCGAGATCAGATTGCCCCGAACATGGAATCGGGAAATATGCTCCTCGTCTCACACGGGTTCAGCGTCCATTTCGGACAGATTGTGCCTGCCAGTGATATCGACGTTGCAATGATTGCACCGAAGGGACCCGGATCCCTTGTTCGCGAGGTATTTGAAGGCGGTGGTGGCGTGCCTTGCCTTGTTGCTATCCATCAAGATACCACAGGACTTGCGCGCGATGTCGCGCTCGCTTATGCGAGAGGCATCGGTGGCACGCGCTCAGGTGTCATTGAAACAACCTTCCGTGAGGAAACCGAAACGGATCTCTTTGGCGAACAAGCCGTCCTGTGTGGCGGGACCGCGGCACTCATCAAAGCCGCTTTTGACACACTTGTTGAAGCGGGTTACCAACCTGAGATGGCTTACTTTGAATGTCTCCACGAACTCAAGTTGATTGTCGATTTAATTTACGCCGGCGGATTGAGCAAAATGCGAAATGACATTAGTAATACTGCTGAATTCGGGGACCTCACGCGGGGTCCACGGATCATTGACGACAGCATTCGAGACAAAATGCGCCAAATTTTGAAGGACGTGCAGGAAGGTGTCTTCGCACGAGAATGGGTCTTGGAAAATGAAGCGAATCAACCCGTACTCGGTGCGCTCCGTCGACAGGAAGAGGAATTGGAAATCGAAAAAGTCGGCAAAAACCTGCGGAGTATGATGAGTTGGCTTGACGAGTAA
- a CDS encoding GNAT family N-acetyltransferase: protein MEVDLKFSALARFLTSPFVYADLLGDIFRSCSEDMNVSDKTDIFLIRECLPEEAEALLTLWQAAGTSPSITDTIADVHRAIESLGSVLVAEAHQRIVGSLIATFDGWRGNMYRLAVHPDYRRRGIGRALVAEGERCLAKQGVKRITALVEEQYPWAIAFWSSVGYEIEPGILRFFRNP, encoded by the coding sequence TTGGAAGTGGACCTTAAGTTTTCCGCGCTGGCGAGGTTTCTAACCTCGCCTTTCGTGTATGCCGATCTGCTTGGTGACATCTTTCGTTCCTGCTCTGAAGATATGAATGTATCGGACAAAACGGACATTTTCTTAATTCGAGAGTGCCTTCCAGAAGAAGCAGAAGCACTTCTCACATTGTGGCAGGCTGCTGGAACATCCCCGAGCATCACAGACACTATCGCAGATGTCCACAGAGCAATAGAAAGCCTGGGGTCGGTGTTAGTTGCCGAAGCACATCAACGTATCGTCGGCTCCTTAATCGCTACTTTCGATGGCTGGCGCGGGAACATGTATCGACTCGCAGTTCATCCTGACTACCGACGGCGTGGCATCGGACGCGCCTTAGTCGCGGAAGGTGAAAGATGTTTAGCAAAACAGGGCGTTAAACGCATCACAGCACTCGTAGAAGAGCAGTATCCGTGGGCGATCGCATTCTGGTCGAGTGTTGGGTATGAGATAGAACCTGGGATACTCAGATTTTTCCGCAATCCTTAA
- a CDS encoding VCBS repeat-containing protein — translation MKFRGYQLDNTFKSVYGLAVADINGDGQIDIIAGSTGEPIIAWYEAPHWKRHLVTDQGSGHITIVPYDLTGNGTPDLIVGSGFNRGVNAAGGYLQWLEAPSQDGQNWKRHRIADVPFIHRIGLANLSQNASTSVPFLIVASIRGEDGKAGEWHSPGSLWCYELSDTPRERAAWQSHLLDDSLHINHGLSINDVDQDERDDILISCSEGLIWYEPPTSPMTDDWGKWIISDRECSDTFAADIDGDGINEILAIEPWHGNNLVWYKATGDLRTEPWHRYLIDDTLNRGHSLAAVDVDDDGALEIICGYNGEGTSLHLYRPEDIAQNRWRKETIDNGGLGVGQMHVLDMNGNGRLDIVASGLSTGNVKWYENQPS, via the coding sequence GTGAAATTCAGAGGCTATCAACTGGACAACACCTTCAAAAGCGTTTATGGACTCGCAGTCGCTGACATAAACGGTGACGGACAGATCGACATCATTGCTGGCTCTACAGGCGAACCCATTATCGCTTGGTACGAGGCACCCCATTGGAAGAGACACCTCGTAACCGATCAGGGCAGTGGACACATCACCATAGTGCCTTACGATCTCACGGGCAACGGCACGCCTGATCTCATTGTCGGGAGTGGTTTCAATCGCGGGGTCAATGCCGCAGGTGGATACCTCCAGTGGCTTGAGGCTCCATCACAGGACGGACAGAATTGGAAGCGCCACCGCATCGCCGATGTCCCCTTTATCCATCGTATAGGACTCGCGAATCTCTCTCAGAACGCATCAACGTCGGTTCCTTTTCTCATTGTTGCATCCATTCGCGGCGAGGACGGTAAAGCCGGCGAATGGCATAGTCCCGGCTCCCTCTGGTGCTACGAATTGTCGGATACCCCGCGAGAAAGAGCCGCTTGGCAATCCCATCTCCTCGACGATTCCCTCCACATCAACCACGGCTTGAGTATCAATGACGTTGACCAAGATGAACGTGATGACATCCTCATCAGCTGCTCGGAAGGATTGATCTGGTATGAACCGCCTACATCACCGATGACAGACGACTGGGGGAAATGGATCATTAGCGACCGAGAATGTAGCGACACATTCGCCGCGGATATTGATGGCGACGGGATCAACGAAATTTTAGCGATTGAGCCGTGGCACGGGAACAACCTCGTCTGGTATAAAGCTACTGGCGATCTGCGAACCGAGCCGTGGCACCGCTACCTCATCGATGACACACTCAACAGAGGACACTCCCTCGCGGCTGTTGACGTTGACGATGACGGAGCACTTGAGATTATCTGTGGCTACAACGGTGAAGGGACGAGTTTGCATCTCTACCGTCCAGAGGATATCGCACAGAATCGGTGGCGCAAAGAAACAATTGACAATGGGGGTTTAGGGGTCGGTCAGATGCACGTCTTGGACATGAATGGGAACGGCAGATTGGACATCGTCGCCAGCGGTCTCAGCACCGGCAACGTGAAGTGGTATGAAAATCAACCCAGTTGA
- a CDS encoding phytanoyl-CoA dioxygenase family protein, which yields MLTEQQIKHFNTLGFLIFRQVFSQDELNTIHEEFEAAMASAYRHSPFDGTHRHWLPMMGPETPFFANLPEDARFCGVAEQLYGDDVFFVVSDANRYVGNTGWHPDHNVDPTKDCYGVKFAYYLEPVDAESGALRLIPGSHKNPLHDDLRENLNELGLEICDVPGYVCKSEPGDVVAFDMRCWHASSGGSDDRRMCTIVYYNNPKTPVENAATRDRARSNAKSPEHFNRPGEPLYDPHWVANPAGSEKRQRWIDRLRALGFLDTENEQQ from the coding sequence ATGCTCACGGAACAACAGATTAAGCACTTTAACACCTTGGGATTTCTCATTTTTCGGCAGGTGTTCAGCCAAGACGAGCTGAACACAATACACGAGGAGTTTGAAGCGGCGATGGCATCTGCATATCGTCATTCCCCCTTTGATGGAACGCACCGACATTGGCTGCCAATGATGGGACCCGAAACCCCGTTCTTCGCGAACCTGCCGGAAGACGCACGGTTCTGCGGGGTGGCAGAGCAACTCTACGGCGACGATGTCTTTTTCGTTGTTTCCGACGCGAACCGTTATGTGGGCAATACAGGTTGGCATCCCGACCATAACGTCGATCCAACCAAAGATTGCTACGGGGTGAAGTTCGCATATTATCTTGAACCCGTTGACGCGGAAAGCGGCGCGTTACGGTTGATTCCCGGCTCTCACAAAAATCCGCTACACGACGACCTGCGGGAGAATTTGAACGAGTTGGGACTGGAGATTTGTGACGTTCCAGGTTATGTTTGCAAATCGGAACCCGGCGATGTAGTCGCTTTCGATATGCGGTGCTGGCATGCCAGCTCGGGTGGCAGCGATGACCGTCGAATGTGCACTATTGTTTACTATAACAATCCAAAAACGCCAGTAGAAAATGCTGCCACACGCGACCGCGCCCGTAGCAATGCGAAGAGTCCCGAACATTTTAACCGCCCGGGCGAACCGCTCTACGATCCACACTGGGTCGCAAACCCAGCGGGCAGTGAAAAACGGCAGCGTTGGATTGATCGGTTACGTGCGTTGGGATTTTTGGATACTGAAAACGAGCAGCAGTAA
- a CDS encoding dehydrogenase — protein MSKSVFRVGVTRDFLGPDGTCDLDDIAGPLFDKAGLHWEYIAENTPALQAEQVQDYDALLVLGAGITAETFTDADKLAVIARFGVGYDKVDVEACTENGVLLTIAPDGVRRPVATSIMTFVLSLGHQLLIKDRLIRAGGWRNTQNYRGMGLVGRTLGLVGMGNIGKEAFKLAKPFGMRHITYDPYITPADAAEVDVEPVDLDALMQTADFVCVCCPLNEETRGLINARRIGLMKPTAYLINTARGPIVDQKALTEALQNRRIQGAGLDVFEQEPIDDDDPLLSLDNVIVTPHSICWTDECFEGNAKSACESIISVASGKMPLYIVNREVTDNPKLQQKLGR, from the coding sequence ATGAGCAAATCCGTATTTCGCGTAGGTGTCACGCGCGACTTCTTAGGACCCGATGGCACCTGCGATTTAGATGACATTGCCGGTCCGCTTTTTGACAAGGCAGGTCTACACTGGGAATATATTGCGGAGAATACACCCGCATTACAAGCCGAACAAGTGCAGGATTATGACGCACTCTTAGTATTAGGGGCAGGTATCACGGCAGAAACGTTCACAGACGCTGACAAGTTGGCTGTCATTGCGCGTTTCGGGGTCGGATACGATAAGGTGGACGTGGAGGCTTGTACCGAAAACGGTGTATTGCTAACGATTGCCCCAGATGGTGTTCGTCGTCCGGTTGCCACTTCCATCATGACTTTTGTCCTATCGTTGGGTCACCAGTTATTGATAAAGGATAGACTCATCCGTGCCGGGGGTTGGAGAAACACACAGAACTATAGAGGCATGGGGTTAGTCGGCAGAACGTTGGGACTTGTCGGTATGGGTAATATCGGGAAAGAGGCGTTTAAACTGGCGAAACCTTTCGGGATGCGCCACATCACCTACGACCCTTACATCACACCTGCTGACGCAGCAGAAGTGGATGTAGAGCCTGTCGATCTGGATGCCTTGATGCAAACGGCTGATTTTGTGTGTGTCTGCTGCCCATTAAACGAGGAAACGCGCGGACTCATTAACGCGAGACGTATCGGGTTGATGAAGCCGACGGCTTATCTGATTAACACCGCACGCGGTCCAATCGTTGATCAGAAAGCACTCACAGAAGCTCTTCAGAATCGACGCATTCAAGGCGCGGGCCTCGATGTTTTTGAACAGGAGCCAATTGACGACGACGATCCGCTCTTAAGTCTGGATAACGTTATCGTAACCCCACACAGCATCTGCTGGACGGATGAATGCTTTGAAGGCAACGCCAAGAGTGCGTGTGAGAGTATCATCAGTGTGGCTTCTGGAAAAATGCCGTTATATATTGTAAATCGGGAGGTTACAGATAACCCGAAACTACAGCAGAAGTTAGGGCGTTGA